A stretch of the Papaver somniferum cultivar HN1 chromosome 6, ASM357369v1, whole genome shotgun sequence genome encodes the following:
- the LOC113289493 gene encoding BRI1 kinase inhibitor 1-like, with amino-acid sequence METQPGKMKQEEQQSTKLIEPNSTTTTTTTTSSPSSSPTHEFSFTISVQPTNKLSSSSPYAIDLSPADEIFFHGHLLPLHFLSHFPMSPRRSTANSVDCSTTTSQPIKDVLEDKKTMNSKQFNRSNSFRTKRRIKVKSFSLFRPMKWRKPCEADEGGEDGEENEETAMKKKVRFDAGIILKSYLRMVRPLLFFRGLSSKNCKLQTRPHSFSSSYPNPKARKEDRDGRNSAPASFQTSNTSPLQARDRFPTSVKDGSMDELQSAIEAAIAHCKNSSTTQEGKFKFQC; translated from the coding sequence ATGGAAACTCAACCAGGAAAAATGAAACAAGAAGAACAGCAATCAACAAAGCTTATAGAACCAAATTCCACAACGACAACAACTACTACTACTTCATCGCCATCTTCATCTCCTACTCATGAATTCTCATTTACAATATCTGTTCAGCCCACTAATAAGTTATCATCATCGTCTCCATACGCAATTGATCTTTCTCCAGCTGATGAGATTTTCTTTCATGGACATCTTCTGCCTCTTCATTTCCTTTCTCACTTTCCCATGTCTCCTCGCCGTTCCACGGCCAATTCAGTTGATTGCTCTACTACTACTAGTCAACCCATTAAAGATGTTTTAGAAGACAAGAAAACCATGAACAGCAAACAGTTTAATCGTAGCAATAGTTTCAGAACAAAGAGAAGAATCAAAGTAAAGTCTTTTTCTTTATTCAGGCCTATGAAATGGCGAAAACCATGTGAAGCCGATGAAGGAGGAGAGGATGGAGAAGAgaatgaggaaactgcaatgaaaaAGAAGGTGAGATTTGATGCTGGTATAATATTAAAAAGTTACTTGAGAATGGTTAGGCCTCTCTTGTTTTTTAGAGGACTGAGTAGCAAGAATTGCAAACTGCAAACGAGACCGCATTCGTTTTCATCGAGTTATCCGAATCCAAAAGCCAGGAAAGAAGACAGAGATGGAAGGAATTCAGCACCTGCATCCTTTCAAACATCAAATACTAGTCCTTTGCAGGCAAGAGATAGATTTCCAACCTCTGTGAAAGATGGTAGCATGGATGAGTTACAAAGTGCAATTGAAGCGGCAATTGCTCATTGCAAGAATTCTAGCACAACACAAGAAGGGAAATTCAAATTCCAGTGTTGA
- the LOC113289492 gene encoding probable protein phosphatase 2C 12: MSTKNDHHQMVPLGVLLKRELDNEKIENPDIIHGEFNQSKKGEDFTFMKTECERIPGDGCTVFSVFALFDGHNGSGAAIYSKENLLNNIVGAIPSDLSREEWVAALPRAMVAGFVKTDKDFQERAKTSGTTCTFVIIDGWIVTVASVGDSCCVFESAEGDVYNLSADHRLETNEEERERITASGGEVGRLNAGGGAEIGPLRCWPGGLCLSRSIGDMDVGEFIVPVPHVKQIKLSSAGGRLVISSDGVWDALSTEVVLNCCRGMTPEAAAAQIVKEAVGLKGLRDDTTCIVVDLLPPEKSTPPQPQPKKQTKGVFKSMFRKKACDSSSYLDKDYTEPDVVEELFEEGSAYLSERLETEYPLCNLFKLFRCAICQVELNPGEGISIHSGSENPGTSRPWDGPFLCPACQIKKEAMEGKRASGNRRRDDSDSD, translated from the exons ATGTCCACGAAGAATGACCACCACCAGATGGTCCCGTTGGGGGTTTTGCTCAAGCGCGAATTAGACAATGAGAAGATTGAGAATCCAGATATCATACATGGGGAGTTTAACCAAAGCAAGAAAGGGGAGGATTTCACGTTTATGAAGACGGAATGCGAAAGGATTCCTGGAGATGGGTGTACGGTGTTTTCAGTATTTGCA CTCTTTGATGGACATAATGGATCTGGAGCCGCGATATACTCTAAAGAGAATCTTCTGAACAATATCGTGGGTGCTATTCCTTCAGATCTTAGCAGAGAAGAGTGGGTCGCAGCATTACCAAGGGCGATGGTTGCAGGGTTTGTAAAAACTGATAAAGACTTTCAAGAGAGAG CAAAAACGTCAGGAACAACTTGCACTTTTGTAATAATAGATGGATGGATCGTAACTGTAGCATCGGTGGGTGATTCCTGTTGTGTATTTGAATCGGCTGAAGGTGACGTATATAATCTGTCAGCTGACCATCGACTTGAAACCAATGAAGAGGA AAGGGAACGCATAACGGCTAGTGGAGGTGAGGTTGGTCGTCTTAATGCTGGTGGTGGTGCAGAG ATTGGGCCTCTAAGATGCTGGCCTGGTGGATTGTGCCTTTCCAGATCAATTGGAGATATGGACGTAGGGGAGTTCATTGTTCCTGTCCCGCATGTAAAACAAATTAAG CTTTCTAGCGCTGGAGGTAGACTGGTAATCTCAAGTGATGGTGTTTGGGATGCTTTGTCCACTGAAGTGGTTCTGAACTGTTGTCGTGGGATGACACCAGAGGCTGCAGCTGCTCAAATTGTTAAA GAGGCTGTAGGGTTAAAGGGGCTCAGAGATGATACAACGTGCATTGTGGTCGACCTATTACCACCAGAAAAGTCAACTCCTCCACAGCCACAACCAAAAAAGCAAACAAAAGGAGTTTTTAAGTCCATGTTTCGCAAAAAGGCGTGTGACTCATCTTCTTATTTGGATAAAGATTATACCGAGCCAGATGTTGTCGAGGAATTATTTGAGGAAGGGTCTGCGTATCTCTCGGAAAG ATTAGAGACTGAATATCCCCTCTGCAACTTGTTCAAATTGTTTCGTTGCGCAATTTGTCAGGTCGAGTTGAATCCTGGAGAGGGAATCTCTATACATTCTGGTTCAGAAAATCCAGGAACTTCTCGTCCGTGGGATGGCCCATTCCTTTGCCCTGCCTGCCAGATAAAGAAAGAAGCAATGGAGGGAAAGAGAGCATCAGGAA ACCGACGTAGAGATGATTCAGATAGTGACTAG